In Vespa velutina chromosome 1, iVesVel2.1, whole genome shotgun sequence, the genomic stretch GATGATGTACTTTATGATATTCCATTCATAAAGTTCTTCTCTTGAATATGTCTTTCAAAAACGATTTATTACTTATTCGCtatgtttcattaaaataattattacaaatatagtattaaaagaaaatcaatcagAATTAGTTccaaattttgaataaaactTTCATTGATATCGTTCTTCCGTTTCAACGACTTTTCCATCTTTGAATTATCtacaatcgtttttatcataatcattttcatttatattgtaaaaatttttgtaaacattatatatatatatatatttttttttcacaaataaaTTACCAATCATTAACaccattatttattaacataaagATTCACGCTATGATTAGGTAAGAACTAGCGAAATCGAACGTTTATCTTATCGACAAGCTAAATAAAGATGATCGTTTATAAAAAGGTAGCCGTATGAGAGGCCATACGCACGAGAACCGTTACCATCAACCAGACGGCCGGCGATTTCCAAACGTTTGGtacgttattttcattgaacatCTTACACTCGATCTTTTCTCACGAgatcaaaatcattttaacATTAGGCttacgaaaaaattataataatcaatgacAACGATTTATCGACTTTAccaaagtaaatttattactttgaaATTTCTATAACCTTCAACCATGAATCTCCGACATTGTGTTCTCcagattttgataaaatttcgatGCTATTTTCgaggtatattttttatattttcaaaaataaaaaacttataAGAGACAGTTTTGTCACTTCGGGACGAAGGATAACGCAGTTTCCGTACACCTGCGCAGGCGTAATCCTTGAATTTTCAAAGTGCACGggataagaattataatcgGCTTACTCACCGTTTAAACGAACATCCTTCCTCTATCGGGTGATAATATCCACGTGCTGAAACACTGAACACAGTTATATACACTAGAAACCGCGTGCACCaacgaggagagagagaaagaaagaaagaaagaaagaaagagagagagagagagaaagagaaaaagagagagagaaagagagagagagagagagaaacacacgCGCACTTCACAACGAATTCGAGCGAGCACCGCGGGAAGAAgcgatttttcgttcaaatTCGTAAAACGACATTGTCGTAATCTAACGAACACTATCGAAAAGCCGTAAAGGAGGAtagacgatataaaaaaaatgctcGTACGGAAGTGAAAAAGCGCGGCTCGACGAAAGAAACACTCATCTACGATCGCTTCGTATGGCCGGCTGTGGCTCGACTCGTTTTGCCTTCGGTGCGACGCCTCGATCCTTGCCGTGCGTCCCCACTCCCCTCTAATACCTGGTCCCACTCTCTATCCCCcacctttctccctctccaaGTACTACTAACTTCTACTTCCAGTTTACGCTTCCGATTCGTTCGGCAATTTTCGGATCTCTTCGGATCGAGCTCGGTATCGCGTCGAGACGAACCGCACGTCTATCTTCTGATTCGTCTCTTTCGAAGAAGAGTCATACGGAGAGcattctttcttctgtttttttcttttttttttttttttttttggaacggTAAGGCAAATATTTCCAGGATGTCTCAAACTTCTTAaggtaattatgaaaaataaaataattagtatTTAGAACAAGAAAGTAAATCCTCTCGAGAGTATGATTAAATTCATCggatcttcctttttctttggtcatttttgaaaatgatctCTCATGTTGTCACATGAtcacgatttttattgcatacaattttttaatgcgTCGAATATAAGGCgtcaattttaaattaaatttactaaTAAGTGAAATAAAGTTTGGGGGTATCGAAATAAGATAGAAGCATagagaaaatgtaaatatttatttgatttcctatcaagtattttttttatttttactatcgcCATTTTCAATGTTCGCTTCTTTTCTTAGCTCATAtatctaaacaaaaaaaaaaaaaaaaaaaaaaaaaaaaaaaaaaaaaataaatacagttaattatttctattaattgaaaaaatagctgaacaatttataatcataCGTACTTGTATATAAGCTTCAGTCAACGTTATCATTTGTGGTAATATTTGGGTTACATGTAAATCTTGTAATTCATACCATTGACCAGTAGCTCTATGCAAAATATGAACTCTATATGTCCCTTGTCCTGGTTCACCATCATGTACTATATTGGCGACAAGATCATATGTTGTATAAGGATGTCTAGCCTTAACTTCTGGAGTTAAAATATCACCAAAATCGACATTTCtaccaaaaatatttatggtttaaaatattattataaaaatatttatataaatttaaaagaaaaattgagtAATCGACTTACTTAACTGGAAAATTTACTATAGTTGgatttttttcaacaaaaaatgTATTCTTAGTAAATCTctgtaaataatacatataaattcatCAAATTCTATTCAACTTCTCctatactttttaaaataattgtcattatttaataaatactcacttttatataaagaataagataAGGTGGAAGTTCTGTAATTTCAAATCTTTTCATAAAGTTTTCTTTGTacgttttatattctttctctgcCACagcattgaatttatttaatagagtATACAAATTTacctaaataaaaaataaaatgaacaaattaAGTATacttaataaacaaatataaatataaatataaaatataaataatattagattaatACATACTTgtggaataatattttcagtaaattgatctttaaaaagaggtggtggtggtaaatCACACGTTAAATAGAGAAATGGACTTTGTGTAACAGTTTCCCCATATTCAACTGTATGTAATAATTCACTTCTTTGGCTTTCTTCTAATTCAAGCGGAGGAATTTTTCGGGTATATATCCTCATGTGTCccaaaaatgttttataaacaATACTGGAATCACGCTTTTTTGTACCATTTAATGCCAAATGCAAAGCGTTCAAAAACCAGGATAGGAAGTCCACCGGATCtcctaaatattttattcgttttagaAGAGTGATACTtacatatttcaaaaaattttttactcaTTGTTTAGTCCTTTACTATTACACCTTGCTCAGTaaattgaaatctctttttacTCCATAATACCACAGCCTGTAACATTTCATGAGGGCTCACATGTGCTTTAAAATTGCGTGGATTCCATAATTTCCTCATCAATTCACCGAACCTTTGAACCAACAGATAAGATGAATCTCCTGGTGGCCTTTTCACATACGCATAATTAGTCTctcttaaaaagaaatcccTCAGT encodes the following:
- the LOC124953770 gene encoding U4/U6.U5 tri-snRNP-associated protein 2 isoform X3, which gives rise to MASNQQSNQKKRKLDNNDTQFDNEKEKNAKVTRMEAPRLCPYLDTINRQFLDFDFEKLCSVSLSRINVYACLVCGKYFQGRGTNTHAYTHSVAESHHVFLNLHTLKFYCLPDNYEIVDSSLDDIKYVLNPTFDKAQIAVLDKSDKLSRAIDGSMYSPGIVGMNNIKANDYCNVILQALSHVTPLRDFFLRETNYAYVKRPPGDSSYLLVQRFGELMRKLWNPRNFKAHVSPHEMLQAVVLWSKKRFQFTEQGDPVDFLSWFLNALHLALNGTKKRDSSIVYKTFLGHMRIYTRKIPPLELEESQRSELLHTVEYGETVTQSPFLYLTCDLPPPPLFKDQFTENIIPQVNLYTLLNKFNAVAEKEYKTYKENFMKRFEITELPPYLILYIKRFTKNTFFVEKNPTIVNFPKCRFW
- the LOC124953770 gene encoding U4/U6.U5 tri-snRNP-associated protein 2 isoform X2 → MEAPRLCPYLDTINRQFLDFDFEKLCSVSLSRINVYACLVCGKYFQGRGTNTHAYTHSVAESHHVFLNLHTLKFYCLPDNYEIVDSSLDDIKYVLNPTFDKAQIAVLDKSDKLSRAIDGSMYSPGIVGMNNIKANDYCNVILQALSHVTPLRDFFLRETNYAYVKRPPGDSSYLLVQRFGELMRKLWNPRNFKAHVSPHEMLQAVVLWSKKRFQFTEQGDPVDFLSWFLNALHLALNGTKKRDSSIVYKTFLGHMRIYTRKIPPLELEESQRSELLHTVEYGETVTQSPFLYLTCDLPPPPLFKDQFTENIIPQVNLYTLLNKFNAVAEKEYKTYKENFMKRFEITELPPYLILYIKRFTKNTFFVEKNPTIVNFPVKNVDFGDILTPEVKARHPYTTYDLVANIVHDGEPGQGTYRVHILHRATGQWYELQDLHVTQILPQMITLTEAYIQIYELRKEANIENGDSKNKKNT
- the LOC124953770 gene encoding U4/U6.U5 tri-snRNP-associated protein 2 isoform X1 yields the protein MASNQQSNQKKRKLDNNDTQFDNEKEKNAKVTRMEAPRLCPYLDTINRQFLDFDFEKLCSVSLSRINVYACLVCGKYFQGRGTNTHAYTHSVAESHHVFLNLHTLKFYCLPDNYEIVDSSLDDIKYVLNPTFDKAQIAVLDKSDKLSRAIDGSMYSPGIVGMNNIKANDYCNVILQALSHVTPLRDFFLRETNYAYVKRPPGDSSYLLVQRFGELMRKLWNPRNFKAHVSPHEMLQAVVLWSKKRFQFTEQGDPVDFLSWFLNALHLALNGTKKRDSSIVYKTFLGHMRIYTRKIPPLELEESQRSELLHTVEYGETVTQSPFLYLTCDLPPPPLFKDQFTENIIPQVNLYTLLNKFNAVAEKEYKTYKENFMKRFEITELPPYLILYIKRFTKNTFFVEKNPTIVNFPVKNVDFGDILTPEVKARHPYTTYDLVANIVHDGEPGQGTYRVHILHRATGQWYELQDLHVTQILPQMITLTEAYIQIYELRKEANIENGDSKNKKNT